The Sinomonas sp. P10A9 genome contains the following window.
CGAGGCGCTCGACTACGTGGGCCTGGGCACTGTTGAGTTCCTCTACGACCCGGCCCTGGACGAGCTGGCCTTCCTCGAGGTCAACCCGCGCCTCCAGGTCGAGCACCCCGTGACGGAGGCGGTGACCGGCGTCGACCTCGTCCGGGAGCAGATCCTCGCCGCCCTCGGCGAGCCCCTCTCGGTCACGCAGGACGACGTCGCCGTCACCGGCCACGCGATCGAGGCCCGCATCACGGCCCAGGACCCGTCCCGCGGCCTGGCGCCGAGCCCGGGCCGGGTCACGCGCTGGCGCCCGAGCGCGGGCGGCGGGCTCCGCCTCGACACGCACATCTACGAGGGCTATCTGTTTCCGCCGTACTATGACGCGCTCATGGCGAAGCAGATCGCGTGGGGCCCGGACCGCGGCGCGGCGATCGAGCGCATGGGCTCGGCTCTGGCCGCCTTCGAGGTCGAGGGGCCGACGACGTCGCTCCCCCTCCTGCGCCGCATCCTCGCGCACCCCGACTACCGGACCAACGCGGTCACGACCCACTGGCTCACGGACCATCTGGAGGACATCATGCACACCCCGGACCCGGGGACTGCCGCCGCCAGCGCCGCAGCGCCCGCCCCCGAGCACGCAGAGGTGCACTGATGGCGAAGATCAGCCTCGTCGACGTCTCGCTCCGCGATGGCAACCAGAGCCTGTGGGGCGCCACGGGCGTCACGACGCGCATGGTGCGCGGCGTGGCTCCGCTGCTCGACGCCGTCGGCTACGGGACGCTCGAGCTCGTCTCGAGCACCCTCATGGCCACGGCCGTCCGCTACCACGCGGAGGACCCGTGGGAGCGGATCCGCACCGCGCGGCAGCTCGCCCCCAACACCCAGCTCGGCTTCCTCACCACGGGCAAGCGCTTCATCACGTTCGGCCGCACACCGGATGCGGTGTTCGAGCTCGCGTTCACCCTGCTGGCCCGCAACGGGGTCCGCAAGCTGTGGGTCATCGACCCAATGCATGACATGGAGGGCGCCAAGCGCACGGCCGCGGTGGCCAAGCGCGTGGGCTTCGAAGAGGTCATCGGCGGGGTCTGCTACACGATGAGCCCGGTCCACACACCGGAGTACTTCTCCGAGAAGGCCGGCGAGCTCTCCGACAGCCCGGACATCGACGGGGTGTATCTCAAGGACCCCTCGGGGATCCTTACTCCGGACAGCATCCGCACGGTCGTCCCGGCCCTCCAGGAGTCCCTCGGACGCACCCCGGGCGGCCCGCAGCTGCGTGAGGTCCACTCGCACTCCACGACGGGTCTATCCCCGATCTCACTGCTCGAGGCCGCGGACCTCGGCGTGCCGACCCTGCACTGCGCGCTCCCGCCGCTCGCGGACGGCCCCTCGCACCCGAGGGCCCAGCAGCTCGTCGCGAACCTGCGCGCCCGCGGGCACGAGGTGGACGTGGACGTTGACGCCATGGACCGCGCGTCTGCGTACCTGACCAGCCAGGCCAGGATCAAGCGCCTCCCGCAGGGCCAGCCCGCCCAGTACGACGAGGCGTACTACAGGCACACGATCCCCGGCGGCGTGCAGTCCACGACCCGCCGGCAGCTGGCCGAGATCCGCCGCCCCGAGCTTTTCGACGCCGTCATCGAGGAGTCCCTCCAGGTCCGCGAGGACCTCGGCTGGC
Protein-coding sequences here:
- a CDS encoding pyruvate/oxaloacetate carboxyltransferase codes for the protein MAKISLVDVSLRDGNQSLWGATGVTTRMVRGVAPLLDAVGYGTLELVSSTLMATAVRYHAEDPWERIRTARQLAPNTQLGFLTTGKRFITFGRTPDAVFELAFTLLARNGVRKLWVIDPMHDMEGAKRTAAVAKRVGFEEVIGGVCYTMSPVHTPEYFSEKAGELSDSPDIDGVYLKDPSGILTPDSIRTVVPALQESLGRTPGGPQLREVHSHSTTGLSPISLLEAADLGVPTLHCALPPLADGPSHPRAQQLVANLRARGHEVDVDVDAMDRASAYLTSQARIKRLPQGQPAQYDEAYYRHTIPGGVQSTTRRQLAEIRRPELFDAVIEESLQVREDLGWPIVMTPFAQYIVAQAALNVISGERYKTISNEVVDLLRGHFGPLPGKVNEDLLDRALATPRGKEKANDAGEVTLKGLRQQFGIHLSDEELLLRAVMPAEQVDRMVAAKKDSTAATLAGLLGAAGNASSSLSVSVSSGDTKFSINRAVHGAAQGKEATA